A window of the Schistocerca nitens isolate TAMUIC-IGC-003100 chromosome 5, iqSchNite1.1, whole genome shotgun sequence genome harbors these coding sequences:
- the LOC126259658 gene encoding N-acetylneuraminate lyase-like isoform X1, whose protein sequence is MFLHKFAACRSIAKYHFQGLMSPVLTPFKRDSAQSVNLDIIPKYAKYLSDVGINAVLVNGTSGEGMSMTVDERKAVTKAWVDAAKTTKQVVMVQVGGACMKDVLHMAKHCEDLGVSGLLCLPELFNRPASIQDLVRYLKEVGKAAPKTPLLYYHLPAYTGVNFSVPNFLEAALKEIPTFAGAKYTNTNLEEAIQCLLVNNGDVSVFLGCDQVLAGAATLGYNSTIATTLNMLPGLAQKIFESVKKGDAHEAHKQQMILNQAIKAMTRYGVWVPAMKAAMNLMTPIDVGEPRPPLVGYSEQEKKQLKEELKSLKLIS, encoded by the exons AAGTACCACTTCCAGGGGTTGATGTCACCAGTGTTGACTCCTTTCAAGAGAGACAG TGCACAGAGTGTCAATCTTGATATCATACCAAAATATGCTAAATATCTCTCTGATGTTGGAATTAATGCTGTCTTGG TAAATGGAACAAGTGGAGAAGGAATGTCAATGACTGTTGATGAGAGGAAAGCAGTTACAAAGGCATGGGTAGATGCTGCAAAAACCACCAAACAAGTTGTCATGGTTCAGGTTGGAGGAGCTTGTATGAAGGATGTCCTTCATATG GCAAAACACTGTGAGGACCTTGGAGTTTCTGGACTGCTTTGTTTGCCTGAACTTTTCAATCGCCCTGCTTCAATTCAGGACCTGGTGAGGTACCTGAAAGAAGTTGGAAAAGCTGCACCAAAAACACCGTTATTATACTACCATTTACCAGCTTATACTGGTGTAAACT TCAGTGTTCCAAATTTCTTGGAGGCTGCCTTGAAGGAAATACCAACATTTGCAGGTGCAAAGTATACAAACACAAATTTAGAAGAAGCAATACAATGTTTATTGGTAAACAATGGTGATGTAAGTGTTTTCTTAGGATGTGACCAG GTTTTGGCAGGTGCAGCTACTCTTGGATATAATTCTACTATAGCTACAACACTCAACATGCTTCCTGGGCTAGCACAGAAAATTTTTGAGAGTGTTAAGAAAGGTGATGCACATGAGGCCCATAAACAGCAAATGATACTAAACCAGGCTATTAAAGCCATGACGAGATACG GTGTTTGGGTACCTGCAATGAAAGCAGCCATGAATCTGATGACTCCAATTGATGTGGGTGAGCCACGTCCTCCCCTGGTTGGATACTCAGAGCAAGAGAAGAAACAACTTAAGGAGGAACTGAAGTCACTGAAACTGATCTCTTAA
- the LOC126259658 gene encoding N-acetylneuraminate lyase-like isoform X2 has product MKYHFQGLMSPVLTPFKRDSAQSVNLDIIPKYAKYLSDVGINAVLVNGTSGEGMSMTVDERKAVTKAWVDAAKTTKQVVMVQVGGACMKDVLHMAKHCEDLGVSGLLCLPELFNRPASIQDLVRYLKEVGKAAPKTPLLYYHLPAYTGVNFSVPNFLEAALKEIPTFAGAKYTNTNLEEAIQCLLVNNGDVSVFLGCDQVLAGAATLGYNSTIATTLNMLPGLAQKIFESVKKGDAHEAHKQQMILNQAIKAMTRYGVWVPAMKAAMNLMTPIDVGEPRPPLVGYSEQEKKQLKEELKSLKLIS; this is encoded by the exons AAGTACCACTTCCAGGGGTTGATGTCACCAGTGTTGACTCCTTTCAAGAGAGACAG TGCACAGAGTGTCAATCTTGATATCATACCAAAATATGCTAAATATCTCTCTGATGTTGGAATTAATGCTGTCTTGG TAAATGGAACAAGTGGAGAAGGAATGTCAATGACTGTTGATGAGAGGAAAGCAGTTACAAAGGCATGGGTAGATGCTGCAAAAACCACCAAACAAGTTGTCATGGTTCAGGTTGGAGGAGCTTGTATGAAGGATGTCCTTCATATG GCAAAACACTGTGAGGACCTTGGAGTTTCTGGACTGCTTTGTTTGCCTGAACTTTTCAATCGCCCTGCTTCAATTCAGGACCTGGTGAGGTACCTGAAAGAAGTTGGAAAAGCTGCACCAAAAACACCGTTATTATACTACCATTTACCAGCTTATACTGGTGTAAACT TCAGTGTTCCAAATTTCTTGGAGGCTGCCTTGAAGGAAATACCAACATTTGCAGGTGCAAAGTATACAAACACAAATTTAGAAGAAGCAATACAATGTTTATTGGTAAACAATGGTGATGTAAGTGTTTTCTTAGGATGTGACCAG GTTTTGGCAGGTGCAGCTACTCTTGGATATAATTCTACTATAGCTACAACACTCAACATGCTTCCTGGGCTAGCACAGAAAATTTTTGAGAGTGTTAAGAAAGGTGATGCACATGAGGCCCATAAACAGCAAATGATACTAAACCAGGCTATTAAAGCCATGACGAGATACG GTGTTTGGGTACCTGCAATGAAAGCAGCCATGAATCTGATGACTCCAATTGATGTGGGTGAGCCACGTCCTCCCCTGGTTGGATACTCAGAGCAAGAGAAGAAACAACTTAAGGAGGAACTGAAGTCACTGAAACTGATCTCTTAA